The following are encoded in a window of Bradyrhizobium sp. WBOS07 genomic DNA:
- a CDS encoding xanthine dehydrogenase family protein molybdopterin-binding subunit produces the protein MLELRKDIFADERDDNLKEIGKGTQRQDMLGHVTGTSSYFDDHKLQGMLHLKVLRSTQAHARLRRIDTTDAERSPGVRRIIRGADVPVNLNTLLSLINFGKDDEPSLAVDKVRYKGEPILAIVADSEREAFEAIAKVKVDYEPLPAVFDVEDALKPGAPVVNETYPKNAFIYHDAYDHQRLRFGDADAALATADHVLEQRYQMSPIEHAPTETNGAIAAPDTNGRYVVYTSTQALFFSVDTCAKILDVPSNTFHFIGGTVGGGFGGKVDTLTEPLAILGAMLTGRPVRYVFGREEEMQYGPPRGAERIYIKDGVMRDGRIVARKIRAYFDSGAYTRLSSYAAVKCAAHLPGPYTIPNVYGDVYCVFTNRTPATAMRGFGVTAMDFAIECQMDKLANLVGMDPMEFRILNAYRDVDMKAHRREAKNTALIECVQVAAEKAKWPIRDEFKRASSRKDGGGSRAATPPTPTDSSRARPAPVQQRTSYDRAPVTATREPPRDPPPPAPPPPPPRPAAPSHGATRFSSVFGTRRR, from the coding sequence ATGCTGGAACTGCGCAAGGACATCTTCGCCGACGAGCGCGACGACAACCTCAAGGAAATCGGCAAGGGCACCCAGCGCCAGGATATGCTAGGGCACGTCACGGGCACTTCGAGCTATTTTGACGACCATAAGCTGCAAGGCATGCTGCACCTGAAGGTCCTGCGCTCGACACAGGCCCATGCGCGGCTGCGCCGCATCGATACCACGGACGCGGAACGCTCGCCCGGCGTCCGCCGGATCATTCGTGGCGCCGACGTTCCGGTCAACCTCAACACGCTTCTCAGCCTGATCAACTTCGGCAAGGACGATGAGCCCTCGCTCGCGGTCGACAAGGTCCGCTACAAGGGCGAGCCGATCCTCGCCATCGTCGCCGACAGCGAACGGGAGGCGTTCGAGGCCATCGCCAAGGTCAAGGTCGACTACGAGCCGCTGCCGGCCGTGTTCGACGTCGAGGACGCGCTGAAGCCCGGCGCGCCCGTGGTCAACGAGACCTATCCGAAGAACGCCTTCATCTATCACGACGCCTACGACCACCAACGCCTGCGCTTCGGCGATGCGGACGCGGCGCTTGCGACCGCCGACCACGTGCTCGAACAGCGCTACCAGATGTCGCCGATCGAGCACGCGCCGACCGAGACCAACGGCGCCATTGCCGCACCTGATACCAACGGTCGCTACGTCGTCTACACCTCGACCCAGGCGCTGTTCTTCTCGGTCGACACCTGCGCCAAGATCCTGGATGTGCCCTCCAACACCTTCCACTTCATCGGCGGCACCGTCGGCGGCGGGTTTGGCGGCAAGGTCGATACCCTGACCGAGCCGCTCGCCATTCTCGGCGCAATGCTGACCGGGCGACCGGTCCGCTACGTGTTCGGGCGCGAGGAGGAGATGCAGTACGGCCCGCCACGCGGCGCCGAGCGCATCTACATCAAGGACGGCGTCATGCGCGACGGCCGCATCGTCGCGCGCAAGATCCGGGCCTATTTCGACAGCGGCGCCTATACCAGGCTGTCCAGCTACGCCGCGGTGAAATGCGCCGCGCATCTGCCGGGCCCCTACACCATCCCCAACGTCTATGGCGACGTCTATTGCGTCTTCACCAACCGCACGCCGGCGACCGCCATGCGCGGCTTCGGCGTCACTGCGATGGATTTTGCCATCGAGTGCCAGATGGACAAGCTCGCAAATCTCGTCGGCATGGACCCGATGGAGTTTCGCATTCTCAACGCCTATCGCGACGTCGACATGAAGGCACACCGGCGCGAAGCCAAGAACACCGCGTTGATCGAGTGCGTCCAGGTCGCGGCCGAGAAAGCCAAATGGCCGATCCGCGACGAGTTCAAGCGCGCCTCCTCGCGCAAGGACGGCGGCGGCAGCCGTGCCGCGACCCCGCCGACGCCGACGGATTCTTCGCGCGCGAGGCCGGCGCCGGTGCAGCAGCGCACCAGCTATGACCGCGCGCCGGTGACCGCGACACGGGAGCCGCCGCGCGATCCACCACCGCCGGCGCCGCCCCCTCCCCCGCCGCGCCCGGCCGCGCCGTCGCACGGCGCGACGCGGTTCTCATCCGTGTTCGGGACCAGGAGGCGCTGA
- a CDS encoding xanthine dehydrogenase family protein molybdopterin-binding subunit translates to MTRHRGRGMASINYPIGMNLGGDPSQALVHSNPSGKFTVALSSIDLGQGMKSVTRQICAETLGVPVEDVYVDTADSDTGPHCMGSFASRGTHRVGNAVMAAAREARGVMMEAAAEELEVNAADLDTDGRGNIHVKGAPHRSISTKDVAIAAQFKQGKTISGRGIFLVPLSDVDPETGEMSPATCYAHACLVAEVEVDDETGEVAMVRMDSAYELGRALNPRLVEQQLVGGAWMGVSHALYETPEPYYPDPVHGPRDFVEYLMPGPGDICPHDIAVLERPAPDGPFGAKGPGEMCANPVLPAVANAIFNAVGVRIDDLPITPEKVLRAIKAQGGARPQARR, encoded by the coding sequence ATGACCCGGCATCGCGGACGCGGCATGGCGTCGATCAACTATCCCATCGGCATGAACCTCGGCGGCGATCCGAGCCAGGCCCTGGTTCACTCCAATCCCAGCGGCAAGTTCACGGTCGCGTTGTCGTCGATCGATCTCGGCCAGGGCATGAAGTCGGTGACGCGGCAGATCTGCGCGGAAACGCTCGGCGTTCCCGTCGAGGACGTCTATGTCGACACCGCCGATTCCGACACCGGCCCGCACTGCATGGGCTCGTTCGCCTCGCGCGGCACCCACCGCGTCGGCAATGCGGTGATGGCCGCTGCCCGCGAAGCGCGTGGGGTGATGATGGAGGCGGCGGCCGAGGAGCTCGAGGTCAACGCCGCCGATCTCGACACCGACGGGCGCGGCAACATCCACGTCAAGGGCGCGCCGCACCGCTCGATCTCGACCAAGGACGTCGCGATTGCCGCGCAGTTCAAGCAGGGCAAGACCATCTCGGGCCGCGGCATCTTCCTGGTCCCGCTCTCCGATGTCGACCCGGAGACCGGCGAGATGTCGCCGGCGACCTGCTACGCCCATGCCTGTCTGGTCGCGGAAGTCGAGGTCGATGACGAGACCGGCGAAGTCGCGATGGTGCGGATGGATTCCGCCTATGAGCTCGGCCGCGCGCTCAATCCGCGCCTGGTCGAGCAGCAGCTGGTCGGCGGCGCCTGGATGGGCGTCAGCCACGCGCTCTACGAGACCCCGGAGCCGTATTATCCCGATCCCGTTCATGGGCCCCGCGACTTCGTCGAATATCTGATGCCCGGCCCTGGCGACATCTGCCCGCACGATATCGCGGTGCTGGAGCGTCCGGCGCCCGATGGTCCCTTCGGGGCCAAGGGACCCGGTGAGATGTGCGCCAATCCGGTGCTCCCGGCCGTCGCGAATGCGATTTTCAACGCCGTCGGCGTCCGCATCGACGACCTGCCGATCACGCCCGAAAAGGTGCTGCGCGCGATCAAGGCCCAGGGCGGCGCGCGGCCGCAGGCTCGGCGTTAG
- a CDS encoding MoxR family ATPase has protein sequence MAVRSNIVGIDSPEALEKALRAAYYLADEGLATAAYLGLALGKPLLLEGAPGVGKTEAAKAIAAVLGRRLIRLQCYEGIDASAALYEWNYPRQMLAIRQAGDESIDIYGEAFLIERPMLAALRAPDSTVLLIDEIDRADQEFEAFLLEFLSDFQISIPERGTVRAAERPVVVLTSNRTRDLHEALRRRCVYHWIDYPTAEREARIIMMRASSVAEATARAVVAAVERLRREPLSKAPGIAEAVDWAEAATLLNKGGARWPDAFKRSIGVALKDEEDLHFISPRLDAMLAEATA, from the coding sequence GTGGCGGTCCGCAGCAACATCGTCGGTATCGACAGCCCGGAGGCGCTGGAGAAGGCGCTGCGTGCGGCCTATTACCTCGCCGACGAGGGGCTAGCGACAGCTGCCTATCTCGGCCTCGCACTCGGCAAGCCGCTGCTGCTGGAGGGCGCGCCGGGCGTCGGCAAGACCGAAGCCGCAAAAGCGATCGCGGCCGTGCTCGGCCGCCGCCTCATCCGCCTGCAATGCTACGAGGGCATCGACGCCTCCGCCGCGCTCTATGAGTGGAACTATCCGCGCCAGATGCTGGCGATCCGTCAGGCCGGCGACGAGAGCATCGATATCTATGGCGAGGCCTTCCTGATCGAACGTCCCATGCTGGCGGCGCTGCGCGCACCCGATTCGACCGTGCTCCTGATCGACGAAATCGACCGCGCCGATCAGGAGTTCGAGGCGTTCCTGCTCGAGTTCCTCTCGGACTTCCAGATCTCGATTCCCGAGCGCGGCACCGTGCGCGCCGCCGAGCGGCCTGTCGTCGTGCTGACCTCGAACCGGACGCGCGATCTTCACGAAGCCCTGCGGCGCCGCTGCGTCTATCATTGGATCGACTATCCGACCGCGGAGCGCGAGGCGCGGATCATCATGATGCGCGCCTCCAGCGTCGCCGAGGCCACGGCCCGCGCCGTCGTCGCCGCCGTGGAAAGATTGCGGCGCGAGCCCCTGAGCAAGGCGCCCGGCATCGCCGAGGCCGTCGACTGGGCCGAAGCCGCGACGCTTCTCAACAAGGGCGGCGCGCGCTGGCCCGACGCCTTCAAGCGGTCGATCGGCGTGGCATTGAAGGACGAGGAGGATCTGCACTTCATCTCGCCCCGGCTCGACGCCATGCTCGCGGAGGCGACCGCATGA
- a CDS encoding VWA domain-containing protein, with product MNTEPRLPRAARVFVSFVALLRANNFAVAPEQTTAFLTAIELLGPRDLEDIRQAALATLAPPPERRAAFDRLFDLHFRGSEAVERADDGEDDETVRLQEEGRGDEEPLLSDDANESGLTAARTEALVERRFAQLSTTDALRRLTREAPRRLPRRRGHRRMRTRRGPFADLRRTLRDSVRSDGEILRLGHMKRRQRPRKMLLLIDVSGSMKSRTEENMKLAHALVQAAPNVEVFTFGTRLTRVTRPLRLKRREQALNAAAHLVSDWDGGTRIGDALQAFLAVPRFGGYARGAAVVIVSDGLERGEPDALRDAVAKLSRRAWRVSWLTPLATGPAFRPQTEALIAIERFVDDLVDGGSSASIVAHILALGRRRAA from the coding sequence ATGAACACCGAGCCCCGGCTTCCGCGCGCCGCCCGCGTCTTCGTCTCGTTCGTTGCGCTGCTGCGCGCCAACAACTTTGCGGTCGCGCCGGAGCAGACCACCGCGTTCCTCACCGCGATCGAGCTGCTCGGCCCGCGCGACCTCGAGGATATCAGGCAGGCGGCGCTCGCCACCCTTGCCCCGCCGCCCGAGCGCCGCGCCGCTTTCGACCGGCTGTTCGATCTGCACTTCCGCGGCAGCGAGGCGGTCGAGCGCGCCGACGACGGCGAAGACGACGAGACCGTCCGGCTCCAGGAAGAAGGCCGCGGCGACGAGGAACCATTGCTGTCCGATGACGCCAATGAATCCGGCCTGACTGCCGCACGGACCGAGGCGCTGGTCGAGCGCCGCTTCGCGCAACTCTCCACGACCGACGCCCTGCGCCGCCTGACGCGCGAGGCGCCACGACGGCTGCCGCGGCGCCGCGGTCACCGTCGCATGCGGACCCGCCGCGGTCCGTTCGCCGACCTCCGTCGCACCTTGCGTGACAGCGTTCGCAGCGACGGCGAGATCCTACGGCTCGGCCACATGAAGCGGCGTCAGCGCCCGCGCAAGATGCTGCTGCTGATCGACGTCTCCGGCTCGATGAAGAGCCGCACCGAGGAGAACATGAAGCTTGCGCATGCGCTGGTGCAGGCTGCGCCCAATGTCGAGGTGTTCACCTTCGGCACGCGGCTGACCCGCGTCACCCGTCCGCTGCGGCTGAAGCGCCGCGAGCAGGCACTGAACGCGGCCGCGCATCTGGTCAGCGATTGGGACGGCGGCACCCGCATCGGCGACGCGCTGCAGGCCTTTCTCGCCGTGCCCCGCTTCGGTGGCTATGCCCGCGGCGCCGCTGTCGTAATCGTCTCGGACGGATTGGAGCGTGGCGAACCCGATGCGCTGCGCGATGCGGTCGCAAAGCTGTCACGGCGGGCCTGGCGGGTGAGCTGGCTGACGCCTCTGGCGACAGGCCCCGCCTTCCGCCCCCAAACCGAGGCGCTCATTGCCATCGAGCGCTTCGTCGACGACCTCGTCGACGGCGGCTCGAGCGCGTCGATCGTCGCGCACATTCTGGCGCTGGGACGAAGGAGAGCGGCGTGA
- a CDS encoding amidohydrolase, with amino-acid sequence MTDMIDGHHHIWRQADLPWLVGPMQPRIFGPYEPIRRDYPIEEYLDDLKGTGVTRSVYVQTNWANDRFEDEAAWVQQTADAHGWPHAIVAYANFAVDDVRPQLDRLKRYPLVRGVRMQLHWHENPLYRFAARADLCADPMIQRNVAHLADYGWSFDLQVFTPQMPQAAALAQACPDVTFILQHAGMLEDLSPAGRAAWRAGIAQLAARPNVVSKLSGLGTFIHRNDPAHIAAVVTDTVAMFGAERCLFGSNFPIEKLWTSYRELVDAFRAATAPLSTEQKDAIFKTTAMRVYRL; translated from the coding sequence GTGACCGATATGATCGACGGCCATCACCACATCTGGCGGCAGGCCGACCTGCCCTGGCTGGTCGGGCCGATGCAGCCCCGCATTTTCGGACCCTACGAGCCGATCCGGCGCGATTATCCGATCGAGGAATATCTCGACGACCTCAAAGGCACCGGCGTCACCCGCTCGGTCTACGTCCAGACCAACTGGGCCAACGACCGTTTCGAGGACGAAGCCGCCTGGGTCCAGCAAACCGCCGACGCGCATGGCTGGCCCCATGCAATCGTCGCCTACGCCAATTTCGCCGTGGACGATGTGCGACCTCAGCTCGACCGCCTGAAGCGCTATCCCCTGGTGCGCGGCGTGCGCATGCAGCTGCATTGGCACGAGAACCCGCTCTACCGCTTTGCAGCCCGCGCCGATCTCTGTGCCGATCCGATGATCCAGCGCAACGTTGCGCACCTTGCCGACTATGGCTGGAGCTTCGACCTGCAGGTGTTCACGCCGCAAATGCCGCAGGCCGCGGCGCTCGCGCAAGCCTGCCCCGACGTCACCTTCATCCTCCAGCATGCCGGCATGCTCGAGGACCTCTCGCCCGCCGGCCGCGCGGCCTGGCGCGCCGGCATCGCGCAGCTGGCAGCCCGTCCGAACGTGGTCTCGAAGCTGTCGGGGCTCGGCACCTTCATCCATCGCAACGATCCCGCGCATATTGCGGCCGTCGTCACCGACACGGTCGCGATGTTCGGCGCCGAACGCTGCCTGTTCGGCTCCAATTTTCCGATCGAGAAATTGTGGACCAGCTATCGCGAGCTCGTCGATGCATTTCGCGCAGCCACTGCGCCGCTGAGCACCGAGCAGAAGGACGCGATCTTCAAGACGACGGCAATGCGCGTCTACCGGCTTTGA
- a CDS encoding N-acyl homoserine lactonase family protein, producing the protein MALEIKILDYGDIELESSFLVLGRDCGRTRRVLTLGFLILGGKYPVVVDTGYRSNQIMETLGMRGLQYHENMIENQLARHGVRMGDVRFVCHTHLHIDHAGKDDLFPMNTTVVLNRKELEYSVSGLMHPQYPAPDIKHLIDRLHTKSALRFLDLEITGPIELMPGVYCDAANAHTEGSMNVIVETADGIATICGDVIYDFNDQIVTPFNEIHDWEPRTTGNHGTSKRAEKASIKKLLSNSRYLLPVHDRPAKIEGGNVVGRLHDQVPGPVVQSLPARNWFPA; encoded by the coding sequence ATGGCGCTGGAGATCAAGATCCTGGATTATGGCGATATCGAACTGGAATCGAGCTTTCTGGTTCTCGGCCGCGACTGCGGCCGCACCCGCCGCGTCCTCACCCTCGGCTTCCTGATCCTCGGGGGGAAATATCCAGTCGTGGTCGACACCGGCTACCGCTCCAACCAGATCATGGAGACGCTGGGCATGCGCGGGCTTCAGTACCATGAGAACATGATCGAGAACCAGCTCGCGCGCCACGGCGTGCGCATGGGCGACGTCCGCTTCGTCTGCCACACCCATCTGCACATCGACCATGCCGGCAAGGACGATCTGTTTCCGATGAACACGACGGTGGTCCTCAACCGCAAGGAGCTGGAATATTCCGTCTCCGGCCTGATGCATCCGCAATACCCGGCGCCCGACATCAAGCACCTGATCGACCGCCTGCATACCAAGAGCGCGCTGCGTTTCCTCGACCTGGAGATCACCGGCCCGATCGAGCTGATGCCCGGCGTCTATTGCGACGCCGCCAACGCGCATACCGAGGGATCGATGAACGTCATCGTCGAGACCGCCGACGGCATCGCGACCATCTGCGGCGATGTGATCTACGACTTCAACGACCAGATCGTCACGCCCTTCAACGAGATCCACGACTGGGAGCCGCGCACCACCGGCAACCACGGCACCAGCAAGCGCGCGGAAAAGGCCTCGATCAAGAAGCTGCTCAGCAATTCGCGCTACCTGCTGCCCGTGCACGACCGTCCGGCCAAGATCGAAGGCGGCAACGTGGTCGGGCGCCTGCACGACCAGGTCCCCGGACCGGTCGTGCAATCGCTGCCGGCGCGCAACTGGTTTCCGGCGTGA